DNA sequence from the Malus sylvestris chromosome 10, drMalSylv7.2, whole genome shotgun sequence genome:
ACAAATCATAGCTTGATACATATACAAATGTAATTTGTTgaatcacaaaaacaaaaggttATGTATCACGCGTCAAACTGTAATTTGTCTGCCTaaagttctttttctttctaaattcaAAAATACTTATTTACggaaacaaaaaatcaaacttaAGTGCAACAATATGACAACCAACTGACCAAACTCATATCCCTCAACCTAACAAGAGTTGTTGGTTTAAAGAGAAAATTGAACAGTACTAAGCTTCCCAAACCTGGCCTTTATTGCATTCATAATTATGCTTCCTAGGGAGAACCATACATTATAACCCATtgaccaaataaaaataaagaaagatttCAAAAGAGGTCCACAaaaagagagggagggagagcgAGGTAGAATGACATAGATTAAGGCGATGAATCCCAACATCTCCAAAATCAATCTatatgctttttctttttccacgttCTGGTCTAAAGCAAAAGGGGAAGGAGGACGGACGGagggctcctcctcctccttaatAATATACTAGAGTACCGTTGAGAATAATTTTATATTGGCGCAAGAAGGAATTTTGCATAAATTTATGTATAAGTTGGCCTACTCGTtgtattgtcaattgattttattgtggaaccttaactttctttatggtatcagagcaagttgTTCTACGTGTTAAACTCAACGGCTCCATGTCACCCAATTGTGTTGTGGCGTGTTGAATAATCTCACATCGGGAAAAGAAATGACCTTACATGTACTTAAGTAATTTGACTAATCCCTGTAtagccaattgattttatgatgaaacctcaacttttttcgAGTAATTTTGCTACATATTCCAATCAAAATGCCAAAGGGAGGAAGATGGTCTAAAAGAACCCAATTAATGTGTCCACTTTGAAAGCAGGAAATCATGGAGCTTTTATCTGCTTCTTCTCGCAACTTGATCATATCTTTCTTTGGCTCTTAGTTAATCATCATTAGTTCAACCCAAAAAGATCCCCTCATTAATCATCTTGGCTTCATATATAAGTACAAATGTTGATGTAATGCAACAACGTTTAAGCATGAAGTTAAGGTCTCTgatcaaaatgatgagtttgtaGCTGAAGCGATTAAAAGTATCAATCCGTACACCGAAATCATATGTTTGGTTTCTTTTACTGATATCACATGTATCAAACAAAGTATCAAACCAGAGAACAAAATGAGACGTAGAAGAAAAGTTAGGTTTATTGTATCCATCACAGTAACACAATTAAGTGATCGTTTAATAACCACGTCACTTTCTAGCTTTTAGTTTCAGTATTTGTACTAGAGCTAGAAGGAAATACATGGGAGAAATGAGAAATGAAAAAGGACGAAGGGCGATGGTAGGaggaataaaaaagaaaagaagtagatatatgaaaacaaaaacttgaaGGTAAAAAAGAACATATAATTGTTTTCAGTTCGTCGTTTTCATTTCGTCTTTCCGTCTTTCTgtcatttcatatttttcaactaAAACCAAAATTATATTGCAATGCAATGGTTGAACTATGGTTCAAACAAACCTTAATAGGAATTAATGCATATCAAGCCTCGAATCAATTTGGTTTAATGAAATGATTTCCTCCTTATGATTGTCACTTTAAAATTCTCACTTGGGtctaatttctttttttgtttttttcaattagaTCGAATAATAAGCAAAGTAAAGCAAAGGACTGTGAAAGGTAAAGCAAATTTTGAATATCGGTTGATCAAACGGTCTGCTGTTGTTATGAATCTCTTTATACGCAAAAAATGCATGaagctgcttttgcttttcctttCTATAAAGTTGAAAGATGCAACCAAAAATATGATGTGCTACAAAGACCTCCAAAATTCCAAGCCAAAGCTGAAAGCTTCATACTAATAGTATCCAAGGtcatctctctcctcctccttctcctctctctctctctctctccaaaaaaaaaaaaaattcagatcaCACGTGAATGAAATGGTTGCAGTTGTTCTATAATCCAGAAACCCTCCGATGGCGAATTCCGAAATGACGTCTGTCTTCCTCTGCTCTCTCTTTCTGTTCctcacttgtttttcttctgtttCATCACTTAATCTGTCTCTCAGGAGGCAAGCATCAATTCTCGTTTCTCtcaaacaaaattttgaagactCGAAAAATCCTGCTTTAAGTACTTGGAATGTGTCAAACTACATGTTCCTCTGCTCTTGGGGTGGCATCAAGTGTGACAGCCGCAACAGATCAATTGTCTCACTTGACATATCCAACTACAATCTCTCGGGCACCCTTTCGCCAGTGATCACTGAACTCCGCACCCTTGTAAATGTTTCGGTGTCAGGAAATGGATTTTCGGGTATTTTTCCTCCCGGTATCCACAAACTAGCCGGGCTACAAAACCTCAACATCTCAAACAACGGGTTCGGTGGAAGCTTGGATTTGGAGTTTTCTAAGTTGGAGGAGCTTGTAATGCTAGATGCTTACAACAACGATTTCAATGGATCACTTCCATTAGGTGTCACTCAGCTTCCGAGGCTGAAGCGGTTGAACTTTGGCGGGAACTACTTCAGTGGGAGCATTCCTCCTAGCTATGGAAACATGGTGCAGCTTAATTATCTGTCAATTGCGGGAAATGACCTGAGCGGTTACATACCGAGCGAGCTCGGAAACCTCACTAACCTACAGCAGCTTTTGTTGGGATATTACAACGAATTTGAAGGCGGAATCCCACCAGAAATTGGCAAGCTGATCAATCTGTTTCATTTAGACCTCGCAAACTGCGGTTTGGAGGGGCCAATCCCTCCGGAGCTAGGCAATCTGAAAAAGCTAGACACTTTGTTCTTGCAAACAAACCAGCTCAGCGGTTCGGTTCCTGCTCAGCTGGGAAACTTGAGTAGCTTGAGGTCTCTTGATCTTTCGAACAATGCACTGACGGGAGATATCCCCGCTGAGTTCTCTAGCCTCCGCGAGCTCACACTCCTGAACCTCTTCATCAACAAGTTTCACGGTGAGATTCCTCGCTCTATCGCGGAGCTACCAAACTTGGAAGTCTTGAAGCTGTGGCATAACAACTTCACCGGAGCCATACCTTCAAAGCTTGGTCAGAATGGTAAACTGATTGAGCTTGATCTTTCGAGTAACAAGCTCACCGGGGTTGTCCCAAAATCTCTTTGCTTTGGGAGGCGGCTGACGATCTTAATTCTGCTCAACAATTTTCTCTTTGGGCCTCTACCTGATGACCTTGGAAAATGTGACACTCTAGTAAGAGTCCGAATGGGGCAGAATTATCTCACCGGATCAATCCCGCCGGGCTTTCTTTACTTGCCAGAGCTCTCACTAGTAGAGCTACAGAACAATTATCTCACCGGACAGCTTCTGCAGGAAAGAAGTAAACAACCCTCAAAACTCAGTCAGCTGAATCTGTCAAGCAACCGCTTATCCGGGCACCTACCTGCATCTATTGGAAACTTCTCAAGCCTGCAGATTCTTCTATTGAGTGGAAACCAATTCACTGGAGAAATCCCATCTGACATAGGCCGGTTGCAAAGCGTTCTCAAGTTGGATATGAGCAGAAACAATTTTTCGGGCACAATACCTCCGGAAATTGGAAACTGTCTCGCTTTAACCTACTTAGATTTGAGCCAAAACCAACTCTCAGGTCCAATCCCAGTTCCGATTGTTCAAATCCACATACTGAATTACTTCAACGTGTCGTGGAACCAGTTAAACCAGAGCCTCCCAAAGGAGCTAGGCTCCTTGAAAAGCCTAACGTCTGCTGATTTTTCACACAATAACTTCTCCGGTCCAATCCCACAAACAGGGCAATACTTGTTCTTCAACTCCACATCCTTTGTCGGTAACCCTGAGCTCTGCGATTCTTCTGCGAATCCATGCAACTACTCCTCAGCCTCATCATCAAAGGATCACAACCAAACCGGCACGCGCTCTCATGTCCTTGGCAAATTCAAGCTTGTCTTTGCTCTAGGACTTTTGCTTTGCTCGTTCGTGTTTGCAACTTTCGCAATCATCAAGACCAGAAAGGTGCGAAAAAATTCGAACTCGTGGAAGCTCACGGCATTCCAAAAGCTTGAATTCGGAAGCGAAGACATCTTAGAGTGCGTAAAGGAGAACAATGTGATAGGGAAAGGTGGAGCCGGGATTGTCTACAGAGGAACAATGTCGAGCGGCGAGCAAGTAGCAGTCAAGAAGCTGTTGGGGATCAACAAAGGATCGTCACACGACAATGGCCTCTCTGCAGAAATTCAGACACTGGGAAAAATCCGGCACCGGAACATTGTCCGATTGCTGGCGTTCTGTTCAAATAAAGAGACCAATCTGCTGGTTTACGAGTACATGCCGAATGGAAGCTTGGGTGAAGTTTTACATGGGAAGAGAGGAGGGTATCTCACGTGGGAGACTAGGTTGAACATAGCCATTGAAGCAGCAAAAGGGCTGTGTTATCTGCACCATGATTGCTCACCATTGATTCTTCATAGGGATGTGAAGTCCAACAACATTCTGCTCAACTCAGAATTTGAGGCTCATGTTGCAGATTTTGGGCTTGCCAAGTTCTTGCAGGACACTGGAACATCAGAATGCATGTCTGCAGTTGCTGGCTCATACGGATACATTGCTCCAGGTAATCCTTTTGCTACATCATTACTCCAATTCGAGCGGAGATTCTTGCATGTAACCAGGAATGTGTCTTCATTCATCACGTGAATTACTATTTTTCTATCTCACACGTCATGTGAATCACGTTATAAGTGAGAGATAAAAGGATTACACCTAATTATTCTCttgtttgagattttttattttaatattaacaTCGTGCAATTGAATAGGCTACTAAGTAGGGGCAATAAGCTCAAATTGACGTATATACTTTGATGCAGCACTTAGGTAAAGTAATTAAAGCATATTCCATGTGTCTCCTCTGACTTGGTGGATTAAGTCGGCCACTTTCAATAATAAAAGAGAGAATGATTACTTCAAATcttgatttgtttttttcaatttggtaTTAAAATATGAATAGATGAATAGAAGATAAAATGAACACATACAAAAACAGGTCAcaaacttttaattaaaaataaaactcgAAAGGCACTAAGATGTGGACGAAAAGACACCAAATCAGTTTTATTGCGCGTATTTCTCTAGAAAATACATGCTTCCTTTCATATGTATGTACTTTGCTTTTTACTAAAGTAGCAAAGTAGGAGTGGCATATGGAGTCCAAAATAGGCAAAGGCTCCACTGACATAGGTAAATTCTCCTTTTGCTTTTTATATTGCTCTCTACACACAGTGTAGTGTAGTGTAATGCAGCATGAGCTTTTGCATGTTTTGAAACCATAAAATTCCAAGTTCCTTCAGCCCAATCACAAACCCACCTTTTTGACCAAAAACCCATTTGAACCCAAAATCCACAAAACTCCATACAACCCATTAAGAATCTTGCTTGGGATCAAGCTTTACTTTCCCTAAACCCTAGAAAGTGACACAACTGTAAAGAATATGGCATAACCCTAACTTTTTCTTTTACACCCACACCCCCATTGCTTTACCTTACCTGTGTTGTGCAGAGGAGTAAAACAAAATAGAACAGTGGATATATCACGTCTGTATGAGTCATTTTTTACATGAGACTCGTCTGTATTTTAGTCTCATTCGACTCTATGTTGTCTTACTAAGTGTGAGAACTATCATAATCAAGTAGCTTTACCGAAGTATCTTTTAACAAATCAGTTTTCCCTTTTTCACTTGTTTCGTGTATGTTATGAACTTTTACGACGAGCTAAACGTTTTTACTGTGCCTCATGGAACAGAATATGCGTACACATTGAAAGTTGATGAGAAGAGCGATGTGTATAGCTTTGGAGTTGTACTGTTGGAGCTCATCACAGGAAGAAGGCCAGTTGGTGGCTTTGGGGAAGAAGGAATGGACATTGTTCAGTGGACCAAGATTCAGACCAACTCACAGAAAGAAGGGGTGATAAAGATCCTCGACAAACGACTAGACACTGTTCCGATGGACGAAGCAATGCAAGTGTTTTTCGTCGCGGTTTTATGCGTTCAAGAGCACAGTGTGGAGAGACCGACCATGAGAGAAGTTGTTCAAATGCTTGCACAGGCTAAACAACCAAACACATTTCACATGCAATGATTCAATATATGAATCAGCGCATGGAGCAACAACATTTTGGTGACCCAGCGACAAAAACGTCACGAACATATATAATAAGACGATTTTCGGATCAAGTAGCGAGCATGGTTGAGTAACTGGTATAGCAGTACCAGGCTGGGAACCAAAAGTAATAAGTGAAGAAGGCAGGCAGTCCACATGGTATATAcaatgttttatgttttttttttcttctcaatatttttgggtttttgtttggtattgttgttgTATTTGTTAAAGTGAAGGTAGATCTGTTGTGGTGATTAGTGGCAGGCAAAGGTGGCTATATTGGTACTGGTTAGTTTGTATTATTGTGTCATCATATAAATGTATGACCAAATGATTTGAGGTTGCCTTTATTATACTGTTTTAAACTTTTAGATTTTGTACTCGAACGTTTTGTGCTTTTTCTGATTAGCTAAATCCCACTTAATTAGACTGATGCCCTCAATCATGCCTGATTGGGGAACGCACTAGATGTGGTTGTAATTAGACTTGTCAAATCGACTTATTGGGTTGGTAATGATACTTGTTAAGACCCGTTTAATTTGGTCTCACCATAATATAGAGGTGATTTTGATAGTGGTGATGATGGTATAAGGTGAAATCAAACTAAATTGGTCTTAATAGGTGCCCATTAATAACTTAATGGGTTGATTTGCACCTCTAATTGTAACTCTGCAACTTACAAACCAAAGTATTTCAAAGTCTAAtcgttcttttcttcttcttcgtaaGTTTTTCAGGAAATATACACAAATGTAACTCGTTAcagattttgaataaaaaataaaactcgaGGGACACTAATACAATGATAAACGCGACACAAAACCGCACGTTGTTCATATACAACCAGTTGAGCACCATTTAAGGGCTCTTATAAACCTTCTCAAACTCTAGATATAATCAAGTAACAAGAAGTTAAAATGGGGTAACAATCATCACATGTTTTAGAAGAGGATAAATTATAAAGGTTTCAGACAACATTTTTCAAGATCCTGGACTTTCGTCTACTACCATGACTCGAGCTTCTCTTCAGGTACTCTACCCCTTGATTCAAGGTTTGGCAGAAGTATTACCCGAGGTTTCACTGGAGTATCTCCTGCGCCTGTCTTTGGCTAAACTGACACTCATGACATTGTTGTATCTGAGCTTGTCCTTTCCAGCAGAGAGGGTGAAAGCAGTAACCAAAGCACTCCAACTGTCTGGCAACGAACACGACATCATCACGCCCTTGTCTCGAAAATTTAATAGTAATAGCTTCGAACTTGCTCATATGATGCACTGCAGAAGCGCCTTCTTTCATCCTCAGATTCATCAACTGTTGCAGCAGTTGCACCTTATTGCACACTGTCGATTTCAGCTCATACACATCAGTCCGAGCAGCCATTAAACCTTATGTGGTCTTCTCATTTGCTGTTCTTAGGGCAATGCTCGTTGACAATGTCGCACAGGTAGTTTTTAGTGCCTGTCTATCAAGGATTCTCCATTCAACATCCTTCATATCTTCTGGTCTTTCTCCTAAAAGTGGAAGATCAAGATCATTTACCCATAGTAAGTCCTCAATCCCCACCTTCGTGTGTTTCccgaaaaaaaatttgttgtgCCCATTAGGATCTTTAACATAGGCCATTTACTCTTGCCCGACAATTGCAATGACTCTTGTAAACTTACACACTAATCAATTTGCATAACATATAATTAAACAATAACAAGTGAATTAATATAAAGGTCTCAGCATCACATCTTGTAAAACAGGCtatatcaacaaagaaaaggattTGAGACAACATTTGTTAAGATCCAACATCAACTAACACTAATAGGATCCAAAACAGAACAACATTCTTAGTACTTGTGATTCCGGGAATTTCGCCTACCATGATTCGAGCTTCTCCCCAATGCTCTACTGCTGGAGTCAAGGTTTGAGGCACAAGTTTTACCTGAGGTTTCACTAGATAATCTCCTGCGCCACTCTTCGCCTATGATAGCACTCCAGACATCATTGTACCCGAGCTTGTCCTTTTCAGCATTGAGGGTCAACGCAGTCACACTCCAACTGTCCGGCAAAGAATCCAAGAGCATGAAAGCCTTCATCTCGTCGTCAAATTTGACGTTGATAGAGGACAATTGAAAGATAATGTAGTTGAACTTGCTCAAATGCTCGGTTGCGCTAGTGCCTTCTTTCATCTTCAGATTGAGTAACTGTCGTGTGAGTGAGTTGCACCTTATTGTACGCAGTTGGTTTCAGAGCGTACATGTCAGTCAGAGTAGCCATTAGACCTTCTGCGGTGTTCTCATTTGCTGTTCTTTCCACAATTTTCTTTGACAACCTCGCACGGATAATTTCTAATGCCTGCGCGTCAAGGAGTTCCCATTCGAAATCCTCCATACTTTCCGGTTTCTTTCCTTTAAGAGGAAGAAGATTGAGATCATTTACGCATAGGCAGGCCTTAATCTTAATCTTCCATGTCTCAAAGTCTGTACCGTTGAACATGTTAACATACTTCCCGACTTCTTCAACCATTGATCCTCTGCAAAAAAATTAGTGAAGCAAAACTCGGATACTAGCTGTTTGGAGAAAATTCAGTATCCAAAACAGGAATATCCAATAACAATTGGGTAAATTAGGGTTAATAAATGACATTATATAGGGTTAATTAAAAACAGAAATCTAGCAGTACAAAACGAAATTTGGTGAATTTAAGGAACAGAATTAGGCAAAATTACACAATTTGGTTCAGAAACGTCCGCAATGCCAAAGGAAACAAGTAGGATTACAACCCAAATAAACTCTAAACTGATCAATCATTTGTACAAAATAATTCATATTTACAAGCCAAGTTTCTTCGGCCTCAAGTATGCAGAAGAGCCCTGGTGCGAACCCAGCATTGGGAAgacttgctgctgctgctgcttggaTCTCTTTTCCCTCTCCTTCTGCTTGCTTGCTTTCTCTGCCTCTGCTCGAGCCCTTCTCAGATTCTCCATTTCCGCCTGCATTGCTGTCTTTTCCCCCTTTTGTCTCTTCTTGTGCTCCAACATTGAGTTATCCGACTCCTTCACATAATAGAACATGGGTCCGGACTCAGCCAACCATTGCGGTTCCACCGCAGTGGCACACTGCATATACTCCTTCCTTGTCAAAACTAACTCATGATAGACCACATACTCTGGATTGCAGCCCATGCCATAAAGCGCACTGCTCGGGTGTAAATAGCATGGCATTCCAGTCCGGCAGTTAACATACTCCCCCACACCCTTTAGTCTTGCCGCATTCTGAAAGTACGCGGAGCAAATAGCTTGTCTCACCTTATCAGTATCAGGCCAACAGGATGTGAGTGGGACTTTGACCTTGAGTGTCTTTAGCATCTCTAGCAGTTGGGACCTCACCTCTCTAACCTTTCGCAGCCCTTTAACTTGCAAAAAGTGGTCATCACACCAGTCCCCACGACACTGGTGTCGTTCCCACTGCTGATAAACATTGTACAATGTCAAGTGGTCGGACTCTGGGAAGTAGAATTTCTCCCTTGCAGCATCACTCTCCTCTGCCCTATCTTTGGGCCTAAAGAATACCGACGGCACTGAAAGCATGGACACAATTGTCAAAACCTCATCTAAACATCCTAGCTTTTCACCCATCAATAGCATTTTAGCGAGTGGAGGGTCCAACGGCAATTCCACCAATTTCCAGCCCTGGTCAGTTAACCGCCCCTCATTGTTAAGAGCACCCAACACCCACAACTGGTACATAGAATGGAGAATATTATCCTTGGGCGGTGGGTCTACGAAATCAAAATCTAGTATCTTATCAACCTGAAGTGATTTGAGCAACAAGACCACATATCCGAGGTTGGTCCTCTGGATCTCTGGCACAGGATTTGGCAGCATTTCATTTAAGTACGCATTCTCTGTGTACAGCCGATAACATGTTCCAGGCTTAGTTCTGCCAGCACGCCCAGCACGTTGGCTAGCAGCAGTCTGACTAATAGGAAATACTTGAAGAGCATCCATACCCATTTTCGGGTTGTATACTTTCATTTTACCATATCCCGTGTCGATGACATATGAGATTCCATCTACCGTCAAAGATGTCTCAGCAATGTTGGTTGCCACAATACATTTACGAGCCCCATCTTCAGCTTTTTGGAATATCTTTGCTTGCAAGTCAGCAGGCAACTGTGAATATATAGGGAGTATCAAGAGTTTTGGCACCTCTTTAACCGAGGTGGAGATAATTTGTTCCATCCGCTCTGAAAGGGCATAACAAGCTGCCTCGATCTCATCCTGGCCGGTCATGAAGATGAGGATGTCACCTTGAGTGCCAGTGATGTGAATAGTTATGGCCTCCTTCACTGCAGCTTCAACATAGTCTTCACATGGGGTTTTACTATACCTGATACTGACTGGAAATGTTCTCCCAGGAATTTCAAAAATCGGTGCACTTCCAAAAAAGTTTCTAAACTTCTGAGCATCTAGTGTTGCAGATGTCACGATAAGCTTAAAATCACGCCGCCGGGCAACCACTGTTTTCAAAATCCCAAGCAGCACATCC
Encoded proteins:
- the LOC126587509 gene encoding leucine-rich repeat receptor-like serine/threonine-protein kinase BAM3, whose translation is MANSEMTSVFLCSLFLFLTCFSSVSSLNLSLRRQASILVSLKQNFEDSKNPALSTWNVSNYMFLCSWGGIKCDSRNRSIVSLDISNYNLSGTLSPVITELRTLVNVSVSGNGFSGIFPPGIHKLAGLQNLNISNNGFGGSLDLEFSKLEELVMLDAYNNDFNGSLPLGVTQLPRLKRLNFGGNYFSGSIPPSYGNMVQLNYLSIAGNDLSGYIPSELGNLTNLQQLLLGYYNEFEGGIPPEIGKLINLFHLDLANCGLEGPIPPELGNLKKLDTLFLQTNQLSGSVPAQLGNLSSLRSLDLSNNALTGDIPAEFSSLRELTLLNLFINKFHGEIPRSIAELPNLEVLKLWHNNFTGAIPSKLGQNGKLIELDLSSNKLTGVVPKSLCFGRRLTILILLNNFLFGPLPDDLGKCDTLVRVRMGQNYLTGSIPPGFLYLPELSLVELQNNYLTGQLLQERSKQPSKLSQLNLSSNRLSGHLPASIGNFSSLQILLLSGNQFTGEIPSDIGRLQSVLKLDMSRNNFSGTIPPEIGNCLALTYLDLSQNQLSGPIPVPIVQIHILNYFNVSWNQLNQSLPKELGSLKSLTSADFSHNNFSGPIPQTGQYLFFNSTSFVGNPELCDSSANPCNYSSASSSKDHNQTGTRSHVLGKFKLVFALGLLLCSFVFATFAIIKTRKVRKNSNSWKLTAFQKLEFGSEDILECVKENNVIGKGGAGIVYRGTMSSGEQVAVKKLLGINKGSSHDNGLSAEIQTLGKIRHRNIVRLLAFCSNKETNLLVYEYMPNGSLGEVLHGKRGGYLTWETRLNIAIEAAKGLCYLHHDCSPLILHRDVKSNNILLNSEFEAHVADFGLAKFLQDTGTSECMSAVAGSYGYIAPEYAYTLKVDEKSDVYSFGVVLLELITGRRPVGGFGEEGMDIVQWTKIQTNSQKEGVIKILDKRLDTVPMDEAMQVFFVAVLCVQEHSVERPTMREVVQMLAQAKQPNTFHMQ
- the LOC126584496 gene encoding pre-mRNA-splicing factor ATP-dependent RNA helicase DEAH7-like; translation: MNKQRQDPMVPALIPCENLEPKKLVSIRGVDGGFEAPRDCEGRYDYDREEHGSRRRDCKDGSGSYGKDSCRRRKARDGYEHDQCGGEYGRKRSRRNFSGSDDSPWDLISSSPVRICPSGDAVKSSSSKHGVSSRKVAFHSENSQSFKDREGDMADLDEGQKYEISESMRLEMEYNSDRAWYDREEGNTMFDTVDSLSLFYGDDASFQKKEAELAKRLVRRDGTKMTLAQSKKLSQLTADTARWEDRQLIRSGAVRGTGLQTELDDEEEHKVILLVHDTNLKPPFLEDSVIGKDGTAVFTRRAETIMPIKDSTSDMAIISRKGSALVRKIHEKQTMNKSRQRFWELAGSKLGDILGVEKTAEQIDADTATAGADGEIDFKEDAKFAQHMKDGEAASEFANSKTISQQRQFLPIYSVRDDLLQVIRENQVIVVVGETGSGKTTQLTQYLHEEGYTVNGIVGCTQPRRVAAMSVAKRVSEEMETELGDKVGYAIRFEDVTGPNTIIKYMTDGVLMRETLRDSDLDKYRVVVMDEAHERSLNTDVLLGILKTVVARRRDFKLIVTSATLDAQKFRNFFGSAPIFEIPGRTFPVSIRYSKTPCEDYVEAAVKEAITIHITGTQGDILIFMTGQDEIEAACYALSERMEQIISTSVKEVPKLLILPIYSQLPADLQAKIFQKAEDGARKCIVATNIAETSLTVDGISYVIDTGYGKMKVYNPKMGMDALQVFPISQTAASQRAGRAGRTKPGTCYRLYTENAYLNEMLPNPVPEIQRTNLGYVVLLLKSLQVDKILDFDFVDPPPKDNILHSMYQLWVLGALNNEGRLTDQGWKLVELPLDPPLAKMLLMGEKLGCLDEVLTIVSMLSVPSVFFRPKDRAEESDAAREKFYFPESDHLTLYNVYQQWERHQCRGDWCDDHFLQVKGLRKVREVRSQLLEMLKTLKVKVPLTSCWPDTDKVRQAICSAYFQNAARLKGVGEYVNCRTGMPCYLHPSSALYGMGCNPEYVVYHELVLTRKEYMQCATAVEPQWLAESGPMFYYVKESDNSMLEHKKRQKGEKTAMQAEMENLRRARAEAEKASKQKEREKRSKQQQQQVFPMLGSHQGSSAYLRPKKLGL